One window of Cohnella hashimotonis genomic DNA carries:
- the rsgA gene encoding ribosome small subunit-dependent GTPase A — MNEQTKTAWPEMEIYGWNEERDKEYAALPPTGKKLAPARIVAQFSHQYRIATPWGDRLAEVSGKYAFTAATPGDYPAVGDWVAAELPVGDSRAVVHALLPRRTAIVRRAAGSRPDEQIIGANIDTVFIVVSLNGDWNLRRIERYLIAVRDGGAKPVLLLTKADLCEEPELYVRAAKTIAPEVPIFPVSALLDQGREALAPYLTPGTTVGATGSSGVGKSTLLNWLAGERRQAVQGIREDDARGRHTTTHRELFVLSSGVVWLDTPGMRELQLWESEDGWQATFSDIEALAASCRFRDCRHEGEQGCAVQDALSGGGLDPARYANYRKTERELARLAQKEQRAGKRLAKEAGARGGKSAPGGAKQKRMRVYEGED; from the coding sequence ATGAACGAACAAACAAAAACTGCTTGGCCGGAGATGGAGATTTACGGCTGGAACGAGGAGCGGGACAAGGAATATGCGGCGCTGCCGCCGACGGGCAAAAAGCTTGCGCCGGCGCGTATCGTTGCGCAGTTCAGCCATCAGTACCGCATCGCGACGCCTTGGGGAGATCGGCTCGCCGAGGTGTCCGGCAAATATGCTTTTACGGCGGCGACACCGGGAGATTATCCCGCGGTCGGGGATTGGGTGGCCGCCGAGCTGCCGGTCGGGGACTCGCGCGCGGTCGTTCACGCGCTGCTGCCAAGACGGACGGCGATCGTACGCAGGGCGGCAGGCAGCCGACCGGACGAGCAGATCATCGGCGCCAATATAGATACGGTATTTATCGTCGTCTCGCTGAACGGGGATTGGAATCTGCGCCGCATCGAGCGATATCTGATCGCCGTACGCGATGGGGGGGCGAAGCCGGTGCTGCTGCTGACCAAGGCAGATTTGTGCGAGGAGCCGGAACTTTATGTCAGGGCAGCGAAGACGATCGCGCCGGAGGTGCCGATTTTCCCGGTCAGCGCGCTGCTGGATCAAGGACGGGAGGCGCTGGCTCCGTATTTGACGCCGGGCACGACGGTGGGCGCGACGGGCTCGTCGGGCGTAGGCAAGTCCACGCTGCTCAACTGGTTGGCGGGCGAACGCCGGCAAGCGGTGCAGGGTATTCGCGAGGACGACGCCAGAGGACGTCATACGACGACGCACCGCGAACTTTTCGTGCTGTCGTCCGGCGTCGTATGGCTCGACACGCCGGGCATGCGGGAGCTTCAGCTATGGGAGTCGGAGGACGGCTGGCAGGCGACGTTCTCCGATATCGAAGCGCTGGCGGCTTCGTGCCGGTTCCGCGATTGCAGGCACGAGGGCGAGCAGGGCTGCGCCGTGCAGGATGCGCTGAGCGGCGGCGGGCTCGATCCGGCACGCTACGCGAACTACCGCAAGACCGAGCGGGAGCTCGCGCGTCTTGCGCAGAAAGAGCAGCGCGCGGGCAAACGGCTCGCCAAGGAGGCGGGAGCTCGCGGCGGCAAGTCCGCGCCGGGCGGCGCGAAGCAGAAGCGCATGCGCGTATACGAGGGAGAGGATTAA
- a CDS encoding Gfo/Idh/MocA family protein, which produces MSQVHVGMIGCGGIAFGKHLPSLAKIPEAKITAFFDVSQERAHDAKNKFGTPDARVYDNVQALLHDPDVHVVHVCTPNDTHAEISIAAMEAGKHVLCEKPMAKTSADAQRMLEVSERTGRKLSIAYQNRYRADSRWLYAACRGGELGEVYLAKAHAIRRRAVPTWGVFLDLEKQGGGPLIDIGTHALDLALWMMDNYEPRTVLGTTYRKLAEQGSPANAWGNWNPEAFTVEDSAFAMITMKNGATVWVESSWALNTLDVDEAKVTLHGSKAGADMKGGLRVNGEEHGQLYTKEILLGNQFDPSMPSDSAEREARAWIDAILNDQAPVVTARQGYVVQQILEAIYESANKGQAISFA; this is translated from the coding sequence TTGAGTCAAGTGCATGTGGGCATGATCGGCTGCGGAGGCATCGCCTTCGGCAAGCATCTGCCGTCGCTCGCCAAGATTCCCGAAGCTAAAATAACCGCGTTTTTCGACGTATCCCAAGAGCGGGCGCACGACGCCAAGAACAAGTTCGGCACGCCCGACGCGCGCGTCTACGACAACGTACAGGCGCTGCTTCACGATCCGGACGTCCACGTCGTGCACGTGTGCACGCCGAACGATACGCATGCCGAGATCTCGATCGCCGCGATGGAAGCGGGCAAGCACGTGCTCTGCGAAAAGCCGATGGCCAAGACGTCCGCCGACGCCCAGCGCATGCTTGAAGTGTCCGAGCGTACCGGGCGCAAGCTGAGCATCGCCTATCAGAACCGGTATCGTGCCGACAGCCGCTGGCTGTACGCCGCCTGCCGCGGCGGCGAGCTCGGCGAGGTCTATCTCGCCAAGGCGCATGCGATTCGTCGCCGCGCGGTGCCGACGTGGGGCGTATTCCTCGATCTGGAGAAGCAGGGCGGAGGCCCGCTGATCGACATCGGCACACACGCGCTCGATCTGGCGCTGTGGATGATGGACAACTACGAGCCCCGGACCGTGCTCGGGACGACCTACCGCAAGCTGGCCGAGCAAGGCAGCCCGGCCAACGCCTGGGGCAACTGGAATCCGGAGGCGTTCACCGTCGAGGATTCGGCGTTCGCGATGATCACGATGAAAAACGGCGCGACCGTGTGGGTCGAATCGAGCTGGGCGCTCAATACGCTCGACGTGGACGAGGCCAAAGTGACGCTGCACGGCTCCAAGGCCGGCGCGGACATGAAGGGCGGCCTGCGCGTCAACGGCGAGGAGCACGGCCAGCTTTACACGAAGGAGATTCTGCTCGGCAACCAGTTCGATCCGTCGATGCCGAGCGACTCCGCCGAGCGCGAGGCGCGCGCCTGGATCGATGCGATCCTGAACGATCAAGCGCCGGTCGTCACCGCCCGCCAAGGCTACGTGGTGCAGCAGATTCTGGAAGCGATCTACGAATCCGCGAACAAGGGACAAGCGATCTCCTTCGCTTAA
- a CDS encoding AraC family transcriptional regulator — MQARQEKIEYENPLLSIKVWQATRQTDLLYGWHHHPECELLLVQSGRLDVEVNGETHVMREGDVVVLGSSQLHRDRSYGDAQVQYLVLQFDLQAFFDQSTISYLQYFNETKIPLSAMNYLFKENASARREAAACIAEIYEEARRKEAGYELAVNLLIKKILLVMIRHDKMGLLAGQDRVERIRLRPVLDYVESGITGRVTVEDACRLANMSYYYFVKFFKKSMGISFTEYVNFRKIKTAEQLLLTRDLSVSEVGDRIGMPNMAHFYKMFKRFNHCSPKEFQRKMLAWGR, encoded by the coding sequence ATGCAGGCAAGACAGGAGAAAATCGAATACGAGAATCCGTTGCTCTCGATCAAGGTTTGGCAGGCGACGCGTCAGACGGATCTGCTCTACGGCTGGCATCACCACCCGGAATGCGAGCTGCTGCTCGTGCAGAGCGGCCGTCTCGACGTCGAAGTCAACGGCGAGACGCATGTCATGCGGGAAGGGGACGTCGTCGTGCTCGGCAGCTCGCAGCTGCACCGCGACCGGAGCTACGGAGACGCCCAGGTGCAGTATCTCGTGCTGCAGTTCGACCTCCAGGCCTTTTTTGACCAGAGCACGATCTCGTATCTGCAATATTTTAACGAGACCAAGATCCCCTTAAGCGCCATGAACTATCTGTTCAAGGAGAATGCAAGCGCGAGGCGCGAGGCGGCGGCCTGCATCGCGGAGATCTATGAGGAAGCCCGCCGCAAGGAAGCGGGCTACGAGCTCGCGGTCAATCTGCTGATCAAAAAAATACTGCTCGTCATGATCCGCCACGACAAAATGGGTCTGCTCGCGGGCCAGGACCGCGTCGAACGGATCCGGCTGAGGCCCGTGCTCGATTACGTGGAGTCCGGCATTACCGGACGCGTCACCGTCGAGGACGCCTGCCGGCTGGCGAACATGAGCTATTATTATTTCGTGAAGTTTTTTAAAAAGTCGATGGGCATCTCGTTCACCGAATACGTCAACTTCCGCAAGATCAAAACCGCCGAGCAGCTGCTGCTCACCCGCGATCTCAGCGTCAGCGAGGTCGGCGACCGCATCGGTATGCCGAACATGGCCCATTTCTACAAGATGTTCAAGCGGTTCAACCACTGCTCGCCCAAGGAATTCCAGCGCAAGATGCTGGCTTGGGGAAGGTAA